The proteins below are encoded in one region of Micromonospora pisi:
- the lexA gene encoding transcriptional repressor LexA: MSTDDRTNGQHHPQKAVADSGATAARRRGAARARTGEPTLRSVTPVVSHFPDLVSADLTARQRRILEFIRDWVERYGYPPSVREIGEAVGLVSPSSVAYQLKELERKGFLRRDPNRPRAVDVRPPNDLLDDEAARAQRPAPAYVPMLGRIAAGGPILAEQAVEDIFPLPRELVGEGEVFMLKVKGDSMLDAAICDGDWVVVRQQPTANSGEIVAAMLDGEATVKTYRQRDGHVWLMPANSAFDPIPGDSASIMGRVVAVLRRI; the protein is encoded by the coding sequence GTGTCGACCGACGACCGGACGAACGGGCAGCACCATCCGCAGAAAGCCGTCGCCGATTCCGGCGCCACCGCGGCCCGCCGTCGCGGCGCCGCCCGCGCCCGTACCGGCGAGCCGACCCTGCGGTCCGTCACTCCGGTGGTGAGCCACTTCCCCGATCTGGTCAGCGCCGACCTGACCGCCCGGCAACGGCGGATCCTCGAGTTCATCCGGGACTGGGTGGAGCGCTACGGCTACCCGCCGAGCGTGCGCGAGATCGGCGAGGCGGTCGGCCTGGTCTCCCCGTCGAGCGTCGCCTACCAGCTCAAGGAGCTGGAACGTAAGGGCTTTCTCCGCCGCGACCCCAACCGCCCCCGGGCAGTGGACGTACGCCCCCCCAACGACCTACTGGACGACGAGGCCGCACGGGCACAGCGCCCGGCGCCGGCCTACGTGCCGATGCTCGGCCGGATCGCGGCCGGTGGGCCGATCCTGGCCGAACAGGCCGTCGAGGACATCTTCCCGCTCCCCCGCGAGCTGGTGGGTGAGGGCGAGGTCTTCATGCTCAAGGTCAAGGGCGACTCGATGCTCGACGCGGCGATCTGCGACGGCGACTGGGTCGTGGTCCGGCAGCAGCCGACCGCCAACTCGGGCGAGATCGTCGCGGCGATGCTCGACGGCGAGGCGACGGTGAAGACCTACCGCCAGCGCGATGGTCACGTCTGGCTGATGCCGGCCAACTCGGCCTTCGATCCCATCCCCGGCGACAGTGCGTCGATCATGGGTCGCGTGGTGGCCGTCCTCCGCCGGATCTGA
- a CDS encoding LysM peptidoglycan-binding domain-containing protein, producing MLLGLYVIVAIGLALVLAPSSRAADPPGPTPTAVVLPGDTLWSVAERHRPSRQPFRVIDEIRRLNGIDGYTIHAGQRLTLPRDE from the coding sequence GTGCTGCTCGGCCTTTATGTGATCGTGGCGATCGGGCTGGCGCTGGTGTTGGCGCCCTCCTCTCGGGCGGCCGATCCGCCCGGTCCCACGCCGACCGCGGTGGTGTTGCCCGGGGACACGCTCTGGTCGGTTGCCGAACGGCACCGGCCGAGTCGCCAGCCGTTCCGGGTGATTGATGAGATTCGACGGCTCAACGGGATCGACGGTTACACGATCCATGCCGGGCAGCGGTTGACCCTGCCTCGCGATGAGTGA
- the nrdR gene encoding transcriptional regulator NrdR gives MRCPYCRHADSRVVDSREADDGQLIRRRRSCPECGKRFTTVEEAVLAVVKRSGVTEPFSRTKIIGGVRKACQGRPVDEDSIALLAQRVEETIRAKGAAEIPSNEVGLAILGPLRELDEVAYLRFASVYRSFDSLGDFEREIEALRATAAARTAARDGAAQQPPAPGTDPLTAEPAGGRTS, from the coding sequence ATGCGGTGTCCATACTGCCGGCACGCCGACTCCAGGGTCGTCGACTCGCGCGAGGCCGACGACGGCCAACTGATCCGCCGTCGGCGGTCCTGCCCGGAGTGCGGAAAGCGGTTTACCACTGTCGAGGAGGCGGTGCTCGCCGTCGTCAAGCGCAGCGGTGTGACCGAGCCGTTCAGCCGTACGAAGATCATCGGTGGGGTGCGCAAGGCGTGCCAGGGCCGCCCGGTCGACGAGGATTCGATCGCACTGCTCGCGCAGCGGGTCGAGGAGACCATCCGGGCCAAGGGCGCCGCCGAGATACCGAGCAACGAGGTGGGACTGGCCATCCTCGGACCGCTGCGGGAGCTGGACGAGGTGGCGTACCTCCGCTTCGCCAGCGTCTACCGCTCGTTCGACTCCCTGGGGGACTTCGAGCGGGAGATCGAGGCCCTGCGCGCCACCGCGGCCGCCCGAACGGCGGCGCGGGACGGTGCGGCGCAGCAGCCTCCGGCACCCGGCACGGATCCGCTGACGGCGGAGCCGGCCGGCGGCCGTACCAGCTAG